TCCCGTCGAACTCAAGGCCCAATACGCAAAGAGTCCGGCCTGGCTGCAGGCCCTGATGGACAGCTGGGCGGCTGGCCTCAACTACTACCTGGCCACCCATCCCGACGTGCATCCGCGGGTGATCCGTCAGTTCGAGCCGTGGATGGCGCTGAGCTTCAGCGAAGGCAGCATCGGCGGCGACATCGAGCGTGTCTCGCTCGACCGGCTCGCCGCGTTCTACGGCAAGGCCGAAACGAAACTGGCCAGCGTGCAGACGCCGTCGAGCTGGGTCGAGCCGACCGGCTCAAACGGCTTCGCGATCGCGCCCAAGCTCACCGTGGACGGCCACGCGCTGTTGTGGATCAACCCGCACACCTCGTTCTTCTTCCGCTCCGAACTGCAGATGTCCAGCGACGAGGGGCTGGACGCCTACGGCGCGGTGACGTGGGGGCAGTTCTTCATCTACCAGGGTTTCAATCCGCACATCGGCTGGATGCATACCTCCACCGGCGCCGACGTCGTCGACGAATTCGCCGAGACCATCGTGCACAAGGGCGATCAGCTGTTCTACCGCTACGGCAAGGAACTGCGTCCGCTCACCTCGCGCACGATCAGGCTGCGCTATCGGGCGAAGGACGGCTCGCTGGCCAGCCGCAGCTTCACCGCCCGCTTCACCCATCACGGCCCGATCGTGCGCGCAGCCGACGGCAAGTGGATCGCCATCGCGCTGATGAACAAGCCGATGGAGGCGCTCGAACAGAGCTGGCTGCGCACCAAGGCCAGCGACTACGCCAGCTACCGCAAGGTGGCCGAGCTCAAGGCGAACTCCTCGAACAACACGATCTTCGCCGACGACAAGGGCGAGATCGCGTACATGCATCCGCAATTCATCCCCAGGCGCGACAACCGCTTCGACTACACCCAGCCGGTCGACGGCAGCGACCCGGCCACCGACTGGCAGGGCCTGCACACGCTGGACGAGGCGCCGCACCTGCTCGATCCGCGGAACGGCTGGATCATGAACACCAACAACTGGCCCTACTCCGCCGCGGGCAAGTTCAGCCCGCAGCAGAAGGATTACCCGCGCTACATGGATACCTTCGGCGAAAACCCACGCGGCATCCACGCCACCCGCGTGCTCGATCGGGTACGCGACTTCAGCAAGGCCTCGCTGATCACCGCGGCGTTCGACTCCTATCTGCCCGCCTTCGCGCAACTGATCCCGGTGCTGGTGTCCGACTACGACAGGCTGCCCGACAACGATCCGCTGAAACCCCGCCTGGCCGGCCAGATCGCCCTGCTTCGGGGCTGGGACTATCGCTGGGGCATCGCCTCGATGCCGACTTCGCTGGCAGTGTTCTGGGGTGACACGCTGTGGGATCGCGTGCATGCCCAGGCCGAGTCGGAAGACCAGTCAGTGTATGACTTCATGGCCGGCGACGCGGGCCCGAAGGCGCGCCTCGACGCGCTGGTCGCCGCCTCCGACCGGCTGGAACACGACTTCGGCAGTTGGGGCGTGCCGTGGGGCGAGATCAACCGCTTCCAGCGCAACGACGGCGCCATCGTGCAGAGTTTCGACGACGGCAAGCCGAGCATCCCGGTGCCGTTCGTCTCCTCGCGCTGGGGTTCGCTGGCCTCGTTCGGCGCGCATCGCTGGCCCGGCACCAAGCGTTACTACGGCACCAGCGGCAACAGCTTCGTAGCGGTGGTCGAGTTCGGCCCCAAGGTCAGCGCCCGTGCGATCACGGCCGGCGGCGAAAGCGGCCATCCCGCCTCGAAGCACTTCAACGACGAGGCCGAGCGCTACACCACCGGCAACCTGCGCACCGTGTACTTCTGGCCCGAGCAGTTGCAGGGGCACACCGAGCGGGTCTATCACCCAGGGGAATGACGGAGCGCGACGGGCCGCCTTCACGGCAGCCCGAATGGCTTTTTTTACAGGCTGGCCGCGATGCGACCCACCTCGGCCAGCACGCGGGCGCCCACGTCGGCATCCGGCGATGTGGGTGCGTAATAGGCGGTGACCAGCACGGGCGCGCGCTGCGGTGGCCACAGGATCGCCACGTCATTGCTCTCGCCCTGCGTGCCGCTGCCGGTCTTGTCGCCCGCCTGCCAGCCCGATGGCAGGCCGCCGCGCAACTTGTGCAAACCCGTGGTGCACGCGCGCAGCCAGCCGGTCAGGCGTGCGCGTGACGCGGCAGAAAGCGCATCACCGAGCAGCAGGGCGCGCAGGTCGCCCAGCATCGCCTGCGGCGTCGTGGTGTCGCGCAGCTCGCCCGGACCGCCGACGTTGAGCTCGGGCTCGGTGCGATCGAGCCGGGTCAGCGGATCACCCAGCGTGCGCGCGAACGCGGTCACCGCCGCAGGACCGCCGAGGCTTGCCAGCAGCAGGTTGGCGGCGGTGTTGTCGCTCACCGTGATCGCGGCCTGGCAGAGCTCGCCGACCGTCATGCCCGGCGCGCCCACGTGGCGCGACGTTTCCGGCGCCCATGCCAGCAGCACGTCCTTGCCGAAAATGATGCGTCGATCCAGCTGCTCGCGCCCCTGATCCACCCGCGCCAGCACCGCAGCCACTGCCAGCAGCTTGAAGGTGCTGCACATCAGGAAGCGCTCGTCGATGCGGCGCCCGGCGTGGTGCCCGCTGCCGGTATCCAGCATCGCCACGCCCAGTCGCCCGCCGTGTTTTCGCTCCAGCGCCGCCAGGCGTGCCGCGATGGCATCCACCGCAGGTGACGCCGCCGGCATCGCGAATGCCACGCGATGCAGCGGCAGCGCCGCCGCACCCAGCAGGATGCCCTGCAACAGGTTTCGACGATTCATCGGATCTCCTCGTGATGGGACGCCAGCGGTCCGGTACGCCAGAGGCTAGTCAGCCAGGCAGGCACCCGGCGGCCTTCGGGGAGGCGAAATCCTGACAGGTCTCAGGCCCGCGCCGGAATCTTCAGGCCGCGCTGCACGGCCGGCCGCGCCAGGCCGCGTTCGAGCCAGGCCGAGACATTCCCGAAGCTGTCGAACGCCACCAGTTCGCGCGCCTCGTAGAAGGTCACCAGGTTGTTCACCCAGCCCAGCGTGGCGATGTCGGCGATGGTGTAGTCGTTGCCCATGATCCAGTCGCGACCATCCAGCTGCGCGTCGAGCACGCCGAGCAAGCGCTTCGATTCGTCGACGTAGCGCTGCAACGGACGCTTGTCCTCGTAGCTCTTGCCGGCGAACTTGTTGAAGAAGCCGACCTGGCCGAACATCGGGCCGATCGACGCCATCTGGAAGAACACCCACTGGATCGTTTCCCAGCGCCGCGCCGCATCGGCCGGGATGAACTGGCCGGTCTTGTCCGCCAGGTACAGCAGGATCGCGCCCGATTCGAACAGCGCCAGCGGTTCGCCGCCGGGGCCGTCCGGGTCGATGATCGCGGGAATCTTGCCGTTCGGGTTCAGCGCGAGGAATTCCGCCGTGTGGCTCTCGTTGTTCATGATGTCGACCAGGTGCGGCTCGTACGGCAGCCCGGTTTCCTCCAGCATGATCGACGCCTTCACCCCGTTCGGCGTGTTGAGCGAGTACAGCTGGATGCGCTCGGGATGGGCGGCCGGCCACCGCGCCGTGATCGGAAAGTCGACAAGCTTGCTCACGTGACACTCCTGCATGCTGGGGGGAACGCTTGAACGTGGGTACGTCAGGCGAACGCTTCAAGCCGCGCAAAGGCTGCGCCCGACACTGCCCCGCGTTATCCGGGTGACTTCCCGGCGCGCCGCATGCAGCGCTGCCAGCGCTCGTCGACGCGTTTGGCGAACCAGGCGGTGGTGAGCTTGCGGGTGATCTTCGGGCTCTTCAAGGTGATGCCCGGCAGCTGCGCGCGCGGCAGCGGCTGGTGTTCGATGCCCTCGGCCAGCGCATACACGCGGGCGTAAAGTTTGCTGTCCACGAAGTCCTGACGCTCGCCGTGCGCCAGAGCCCGATGGATCGCCGAGTCGCTCATGTCCAGCCGCGAAGACAGGGTCCGCACCGCCAGTTCCGTCGCTCCCGGGCGATCGCCGAAACCGGCATCCGGCGACAGCAGGTCGCCGTCCAGCGCCAGCGGGATGCCCGAGGCGACGCTCACTGCATGCTGGAACGCGGCGTTGCGGCTGGCGTACCAGCCGGCGTTGAAATCGGCGAAGCGGTAGAGCGGCGCGGGATAATCCGCCGGATATCCCAGCAGGTGCGCGATGCCGAAATACAGGCCGCCGCGCCGGCTGAACACCTCGTCGCGGATCGAGCCTTTGATCGGATACGGATAGTCCCGGGCATGCGCCTCGGCGAACGCGATGCTCACCTGCATCGGGCCGGCCGTATGCACGGGATTGAGCTCGCCGAACAGCCGCCTGCCGAGCGGCACCATGCTGATGAAGTCCTGGAAGATCCCGCTCAACTGCTTCTCGGTGCGCGCCGCCGACAGCCGCTCGCTGTAACGCCGGCCATCGGGCGACTTCAGCCACAGCGCCGCATCCACCAGGAACCCGGGGATGTGCTTCGCCGCGGCGCGACGGTCGATTTCCTGGCGCGCGATCCGGCCCAGTCCGGGCACCACCGGGTCCACCTTGAACCCCGACTCCTGTTCGGTCACCGCCAGTACCGCGCACAGGTTGGTCGCGCTCGGCGCGAGCTGCCGGGCGGAAAACGCCACCTGGATGTCGGTGGCCC
This is a stretch of genomic DNA from Rhodanobacter sp. FDAARGOS 1247. It encodes these proteins:
- a CDS encoding glutathione S-transferase N-terminal domain-containing protein, with product MSKLVDFPITARWPAAHPERIQLYSLNTPNGVKASIMLEETGLPYEPHLVDIMNNESHTAEFLALNPNGKIPAIIDPDGPGGEPLALFESGAILLYLADKTGQFIPADAARRWETIQWVFFQMASIGPMFGQVGFFNKFAGKSYEDKRPLQRYVDESKRLLGVLDAQLDGRDWIMGNDYTIADIATLGWVNNLVTFYEARELVAFDSFGNVSAWLERGLARPAVQRGLKIPARA
- the bla gene encoding class A beta-lactamase, whose amino-acid sequence is MNRRNLLQGILLGAAALPLHRVAFAMPAASPAVDAIAARLAALERKHGGRLGVAMLDTGSGHHAGRRIDERFLMCSTFKLLAVAAVLARVDQGREQLDRRIIFGKDVLLAWAPETSRHVGAPGMTVGELCQAAITVSDNTAANLLLASLGGPAAVTAFARTLGDPLTRLDRTEPELNVGGPGELRDTTTPQAMLGDLRALLLGDALSAASRARLTGWLRACTTGLHKLRGGLPSGWQAGDKTGSGTQGESNDVAILWPPQRAPVLVTAYYAPTSPDADVGARVLAEVGRIAASL
- a CDS encoding DUF1615 domain-containing protein; translation: MKLIAIDSAFSSPWRVPAWLLALLLVGCASQPVQNARSPAQVRSDLLRLIPASVDDRAGWATDIQVAFSARQLAPSATNLCAVLAVTEQESGFKVDPVVPGLGRIARQEIDRRAAAKHIPGFLVDAALWLKSPDGRRYSERLSAARTEKQLSGIFQDFISMVPLGRRLFGELNPVHTAGPMQVSIAFAEAHARDYPYPIKGSIRDEVFSRRGGLYFGIAHLLGYPADYPAPLYRFADFNAGWYASRNAAFQHAVSVASGIPLALDGDLLSPDAGFGDRPGATELAVRTLSSRLDMSDSAIHRALAHGERQDFVDSKLYARVYALAEGIEHQPLPRAQLPGITLKSPKITRKLTTAWFAKRVDERWQRCMRRAGKSPG
- a CDS encoding penicillin acylase family protein; amino-acid sequence: MHATILNKLRRSAPSALLPRGLLAATLMLTTLLATARSAPPELADWQRQAQAITITRDDWGIAHVHGRTDADAVFGMAYAQAEDDFNRVETNYLNSLGWLAEAEGESAIWSDLRQQLFIDPVELKAQYAKSPAWLQALMDSWAAGLNYYLATHPDVHPRVIRQFEPWMALSFSEGSIGGDIERVSLDRLAAFYGKAETKLASVQTPSSWVEPTGSNGFAIAPKLTVDGHALLWINPHTSFFFRSELQMSSDEGLDAYGAVTWGQFFIYQGFNPHIGWMHTSTGADVVDEFAETIVHKGDQLFYRYGKELRPLTSRTIRLRYRAKDGSLASRSFTARFTHHGPIVRAADGKWIAIALMNKPMEALEQSWLRTKASDYASYRKVAELKANSSNNTIFADDKGEIAYMHPQFIPRRDNRFDYTQPVDGSDPATDWQGLHTLDEAPHLLDPRNGWIMNTNNWPYSAAGKFSPQQKDYPRYMDTFGENPRGIHATRVLDRVRDFSKASLITAAFDSYLPAFAQLIPVLVSDYDRLPDNDPLKPRLAGQIALLRGWDYRWGIASMPTSLAVFWGDTLWDRVHAQAESEDQSVYDFMAGDAGPKARLDALVAASDRLEHDFGSWGVPWGEINRFQRNDGAIVQSFDDGKPSIPVPFVSSRWGSLASFGAHRWPGTKRYYGTSGNSFVAVVEFGPKVSARAITAGGESGHPASKHFNDEAERYTTGNLRTVYFWPEQLQGHTERVYHPGE